The window AGACAGTCGGAAGCTGTTCGCGAACCACTTTTTCGTCAGAGCGGACGTTTACTTTCACAGCGGTTATTACCCGTCGATCTTCGATCAGGCAATCGGTGGTGCTCCGCACATGACGGCCGTCCAGAACGCTGCAGCCGGATCTGAAGCGGCGCGTGAATCCGAACCCGCTGAGGGAACCGGATTTCTGGGGCCACCTCGTGACTGGATCGACAAGTTCGGCCGCAATTTTTATCCATCCCACCACTCGCATCTCGACAAGCCGGGTGAGGCACGCGAGATACTTCCCTGGTTACGCATCGCCGCCGACCTCGACCCGCATAAGGTCGAGACCTATACCGTCGCCGCTTACTGGTTGCGGCAACACCTGAACAAGGTGGACGACGCGGAACAATTCCTGCGCGAGGGATGGCGGGCCAATCCGGACAGCTACGAAATCCTGTTCGAACTGGGCCGCGTCTTTGACGAGAATCGCCACGATGTCCAACGCGCGCGCAATGTCTTCGAACTGGCCCTGCGCAAATGGCAGGAGCGTGCCGCGCGGGACGGCAAGCAGAATGAATTCCTGCTCGAACAGATACTCGCCCATCTCGCTGAAATCGAATCGCGCGAAGGCCACTATGAGAAAGCCCTGTCTTATCTTGGCAGAGTCAAAGAGATTTCTCCGCGACCGGACGCCATCCAACGACAAATCGATGAGTTGAAGAAGAAACTGGCGGGCGCGACCTCGAACAATAACTCGGAGCCGCCTCAAGGTGGCAAAAACTGATCGACCGATTCGAGAGTCGTGGATGAATCGGGTTCCCGGGTTCTTTGGCGTTTTCCTGCCCCCGGCATGAGTGCTGCCAGGCATCCGAGCATCGTAATCCCGGAGAGCCCCATCCCGGCGAGAAACCTCCCGTCGCGATAGACCAGTTCGACCTTGTGTCGGCCCGCAGGGATTTGCAAAGCCTGGTACGCGTGATTGGCGCGCCAGAGTCGAACGGGCTGGTCATCCACATATGCCCGCCAACACGGATAAAATGTTTGGGCGGCCACAACCATGCTTGGCTGTTTCGCTTCCGTTTCAAACACGACGCGATGGGCAGAACAGGTTTGAGAAAGGATGCGCACCGACGTTTGATTGGTTATCGTGACGAGTGTTCTGGCTTGAAGCGGGAGATACACGACGCGGCGAGGATCGAAGGCCGGATCCAACAACCCCTGCAACGAGCCGGCGGCATCCAAAAACACGGGCTTTTGACCGGCCGTCACCAGCGGCAAGTAGGTCGAGCGTGCCTCCCAATCGAAAGGCCTCTTCCCCGGAGCCGTGATCTGGCAAACACCCACGAAGTCCGCCAGGTTGGCCGCGAAATTGTTGGTTGAAATGTGGAACATTTCCCCGGTCAGGAACTTTTCGTTCAGATAGTTTTTGGGCAGCACATTGGTTGAAATGTACAGAGCCGTCCGGGCCTCAAATTCTTCCTGCGGATAAAGGGAAAAAAAACCATCTACTTTTGGCACGCCGTCCAGCAAGTTGCTGTCGGAAAACAAACCCAAACGGTCGTTCAAGTAGGTGTTGTAAGGATCCGAAAGAAGGGTGAAGTGATATTGCCAGGTTGCGCTAAAGCTGATCATGGCTCTCGAATCGCCCAGTTTTGGTTGAGGCTTTAACTCCTTTATTGGTTGTAGCCCGGGCTCGTAAACGGCCCTCTCCACGGTCGGATTTTGTGAAGGCGCGTGAGTGACAACATCCAGCCAAAGCAGCACGATTGAGCCGATTCCCAGCAGCCATCGAGTTCGGTTTGTGACGCCTTTTGTGAGGGCATAGAAAGCCCCCAAAATCACTAGGAGGAAAGCGCCGCGTGTCAGCCCATTTTCCTTGATGACCGTCCACGGCGGCTGCTCACCGGGATTGCGTTGCGCAATCCGGAGGGCAATCGTGATGAATAACAGGAAAACCAAACCGATGGAAAAGAGTCGGCGCGCGTTTTCTCGGATTTTCCCGCGCCCGGCGTGTAGCATTTCCCGCACAGCGAACGCTGCGAGCAGCGGTATCGAAAATATCGCCGGAAACACGAACTTGATCGGAAAGCGCATGAAGCCAATCTGAGAGAAGAACCGCTTGATCCAGGCGTACAAATATCCGGCATCTCCCAAAGCGAGAATCATGCTGACGACGGCAATGGCCCCCAGCAGACGCACCCTCCAGTTACGCACCCGGAAAACCGCAAATACCGCCAATGCCAGCATGCCGATTCCCGTGTAGTAAGAGGAGATCATCCCTTGATCGTATTGCATGTACGGTCCGGCGGGCGTCTTGAAGCAGTGAAACAGCGGCACAAACAGATTGGCCCAGCCTGTGGGAGGCATCGACCACTCACTGCTGCCGTAACTCGCGGTCCGTTGTGAATGCCCCAGTAATTCGAGGAACGGAAGTAAAAGAACCGCGGTCAACCCAGTGATCGTCAACACGATGAGACCGAATCTTCTGAGTGAACCGAATGCAGGCAGTTTTCCAAACGCACAGTGGCCAAACCAAAGACAGCTGACCATGAGCCATGTGACCAGGACGAACTCAGGCGGTCCGGCCAGCATCTGCAAGGCTCCTGTGACCGCGGCGCCAGTCACAAACCTGCCTCCCTGGCGCCATGCGCGCTCCACCGTCAACACCACGAACGGCATCCACGCAAGCGACGCCATGCAGTGAGGCCACATCAAACAACTCAAGGTGAACCCGTTGAAGACAAATCCCAGCCCCGCCACCGAGGCACCGAGTCGGTTTCCCGTCCAGCGATAGGCGAGCAGGTACATTCCAAGCCCTGCCAGAAGAAGGTGAGCCAGGCAAAACACTCCCAGAGACCAGGAAAGCGGCAGGAGCAGATAAAACAGCGAGCCAGGGTATAATACCAGGGTGTTCCATTGCGCGAGGAAAGGGACGCCGCAGTCATTCAAGGGATTCCACAACGGAACTTCCCCTCGCCAGAAGCTTTCACGATGGTAAAAAGCGAGCGGATAACCAAAGAGGCCGTAGTCACGAAATATGAACGTGCGGGTCCCTAATACAACGTCCGGAAAGAAAACAAAAATGAACAGTGCCAGCAGAACCACAAAGCGGCCGGGAGTGAACCATTCATGGAAGTTCTCTTTTTTATGGTCCATTTTCGATGGCCCGTTCGTGAAACAAAGCTCACGATGATTCGATCCTGTCAGATCGGGGCAAAAACCCAAGCGAAAATGCGCGAGTACGATCAGTCGGCTGTCTTGAAATGTTTTGGCCCGCCAGAACGGATTGAGGACGATCTGGCAACGCGTCTGCAGAATCCTCGAAGAATGAAGGCCAAAATCAGTGAAGATCGGGAGTGAGAAAAGGCCGCTCGAAAGACCGGATGCGTCTGGAAGGGAGGCTTCGCTGTTGAGCTACCGTTGTCTCATAGTCGGACCGTTGTGGTCTATTTCTGGAATCCTCAGATCTCCAGAAGCGAATCGCGAGGCCGGAGTGGTTCAAGCAAACTGCGGAGAGGGTTTGAAGTTCTGTGTTGAATCGGCAGGGCAAGTGCGCTGTTTTTTGCGGAACGGATTAACCCACAGACGGAAAGAGGTGTGTTAATTCTCTGGCGGCACGGGCTTTGCTCGGCCAGAATAGCTTCTGTTTTGACGTAACCGGGCGGGTCTATTGGATGCCCGGATGCAAATAGTTTTCAACCAGGAGCCGGCGATAGACATGAAAATAGTCTGTGCATGGTGCAACCGAAAGATCGGCGGTCAAGGGTCGCTACTGAGCCACGGCATCTGCAAAAAGTGTTTCATCGAACTTATGCAGACACAGTTTGATTTCATGCACACGTTGCCTGTTGTGCCAGGCGCATCTTTCGGATCCCGGCCGCGGAGCCAACTGCGCGCCCGCGAGTCGTCGGGCTTGCAGCAGCCTGCGCTTCAGCTCTTCGTCTGATCCCCACGCTGCGGCGGTTTCTTTTCGAGTTACCGAACGTTTGCGAAGGGCACTCGGGATTGTACGCAGAAGAGGTTGTCACACCCTGTCACCCAAACTGTCTCCCGTGATTTTAGAGCCGGCTTGCCTTGATAACCCTTCCGCGGCCTTGACGCGTCTGTCATCGGAGGTCCACACGGGGACCGTGCCTTTGCAAACATCTCGGTTCAAGGCGGACGATACAGGGGCTATTTCCGTCCGGTCCGTCAACGGCTTTTCTTTGACCGGCCTGAGCGATTCACTTAACGTTTTGTCTTGTGATTGCACGACACTGTCTGCTTTTTGCGGTGAAGTCTCCGCCCCCGAGCGGGCCGGGGCGGGAGTAAATTGAGCACTTCATTCGACAGAAGGATACTCGGGGGGTTCGTGTTGGCGATGGCCCTTTTGCTGGTGACAGGCACGCTGCTGTATCATAGCACTCTCAAACAAGCGGCAACGTCCGGCCGGGTGGCCCATACTCACGACGTGCTGTCGGAGATTCAGGACCTGCTTCTACATCTTACAGATGCGGAGACCGCGCGGCGGGGTTTCATAATGACGGGCCGGGACCGCTATCTCGCGCATTACAGCAACGCTGTCGAGAGGGTCACCAAAGCTCTCAATGATCTGCGCCTATTGGTCACCGACAATCCAAGACAGCGACAAGCCTGTGCCACCCTGGAGCCGCTGGTGAAACAGCGCTTCGAGGTTTACACGGAAAGCGTCAGGATACAGTTGGAAAAGGGGGCCGACGCGGAGGCGCAATTGAAGCTGACCGAACGAGGCCAGGAGGTCATGGAGCAAATTCGAGTTTTGATCGCGCAAATGGAAACGACTGAAACCGGACTGTTGCACGGGCGGCGCGCCGACGCGGAGATGAATTTGCGTGATACGAAACGATTTGCCCTGATCGGGTCGACCGCCAGCTTGACCGTGCTCGCATGGGTGTTTGTCCTGCTCACGCGCGAAAACGCGCGGCGCCGGCAGGCGGAGGCGGCTCTCCAGAGAATCAACGAAGAACTGGAACTTCGCGTCAAACAACGGACGGCCGAATTGACGCAGGTTCTCACTGGATACAAACAAGCCGAGCAGGAGATCAAGAAACTGAACGAGGACCTGGAATTGCGGGTCGTCGAACGCACCGCTCAACTCGAAACCGCCAACAAGGAACTGGAAGCGTTTTCCTACTCTGTTTCCCACGATTTGCGCGCTCCCTTGCGCCACATCGGAGGGTTTGTGGAGATGCTGCGGGAAGAGGCGTCGTTCGCCATGAATGACAAGAGCCGGCAGTACCTCCAGGTCATCCGCGATTCCGCGCGACAAATGGGCCGGTTGATTGACAATCTCCTGGCCTTCTCCCGGATGACGCGAGCGGAAATGAAGCACATGCGCGTCAGCATGGACGAGTTGGTGCGAGAAGTCATGGCCGAGACGCAAAGCGGGACCGCGGGCCGGGAGATCGAATGGCAGATAGACACGCTGCCTGTTGTCGAAGGAGACCGCTCGATGCTCAAGCAGGTCTGGGTAAACCTGATCTCGAATGCGGTGAAATACACACGTTTACGTGAGCATGCTCGTCTCGAAATCCGCTGCGCGAAGAATCCCGGACAGGAGTGGCAGTTTTCGGTGCGGGACAATGGGACCGGCTTCGACATGCGATACGTGGACAAACTTTTTGGGGTTTTCCAGCGCCTGCATCGCTCGGAAGAATTTGAAGGGACGGGCATCGGCCTCGCAAACGTGCGCCGGATCGTTCACCGTCATGGCGGAAGGACATGGGCCGAGGGTGCGGTCAACGAAGGCGCGACGTTTTATTTTACAATCCCCGCGAGAGACGATTAAGTCGCGCCGTTCGCGTCGGGCGCACCCCCCCTAGCAGGTCCCTTCTCCTATCGCCAGACGAACGTCGCGACCGACTCCGCGCCCATGGCGCTCTGAAACGACTTTCCCCGGCACTCCACCGCGAACGGCTTCGCGGATCCGGTCGTGTTGACGATGATCAGGGTGAACGACCCGTCAGGATTACGGAACGCCACGTTGTCAAACCCCGCCGTCCCCGGCGTGCTTTCGATCCGCACTGCGCCGCGCGGAATGAATTTCATAAACTGAGCGTAGCTGTAAAACTCGAACAGTTCCTCGACCCGCAGCGTGCTGGTATGCAGCTTCAGAATTGCACTTGTCGCGGGGAACGGTCCATTGTTGGGCTGGCCATTCTCATCAAGCATCGTCACCCAGGCGTTGTAAGTGCATGCCCAGTTCCGCAGTCGCTCGACAAGGTCGCGCGCTCCGTGGATTGAAAACACCGAGCCTTCCGTGAAGTAAATCGGCGAGCGCGGGAATTCCTCGTGAAAGATTGTCATGCCGGTCGGTTCGCCCTCGTAATGGTGGAACGCGACGCCGTCCACGAACGCCGCGGCGCGGGGATCGCGCAGGATCAGGCGCGGATGGCTCAGACCCTCGGAATCACCGCTGGGTTGCAGGTTGTAATTATGGTCGTAGCACCAGATTTTCGTCTTGAGACCGGCGCGTCGGAACGCCGGTCCGAGATGGTCGCGGATGAAATCTCGCTCCTGCGCGCCAGTCCAATGGCACGACGGATAAAACCATCTGGCGTCTTTTTCCTTCGACCGATCCACACCAGGTTCGTTTTGCACCGTTACTGCATAAATCGGAATGCCCTCTGCCTCGTACGCCTTGATGAAATTTACGAAGTAACGCGCATAGGCCGGATACCACTCGGGGAGCAACTCGCCGCCGATCAAGCTCCCGGTTGTTTTCATCCACCCCGGCGGGCTCCAGGGAGATGCGAAAAACAGCAGGTCGGGGTTTTTACGCCGCGCGAGCTTGAGGACCGGCAGCACATAGGCGCGGTCCTGTTCGATCGAGAACCGGCTCAATGCCGGGTCTGTTTCGCCGGAGGGGAGATCGTCATACGAATACCAGGGTTCTCCCGCAAAATCGGACGTGCCGATGCAAACGCGGATCAGGTTCATGCCGATGCCGGTCAGCGGGTTGACCAGGCGCTCGATGATTCGTTCACGCCCGGCGGGCGGCAGCCGGAAGAGATTTGAACACGTCGAATGTTCCAACGACGAGCCGAGCCCCAGAATGGTCTGGTATGTCTTCGCCGGTTCAAGCGTGATCACGTTTCCTGTGGAGGCATGCCTGTTCTCAAACGACAGGGGTGTTCCCCCGGTCAGGTGATGCTTCAGGTCGAGCGAAGTTGTCCAGACCCGCACCTCCGGTTGGGCGACGGATCGAAACGGCAGCAGCGCTGCGGCGACAAAAGAAAACAGCTTGATCGCCAGTTTTCCACTCAATCGGTCCCGGTCACTGGACATGAGCAAGCTTAACAATGACGTCCGGAGAAAGCCACCGAATCGTGCGCGCAAAGCATCGTTATATCCTTGAAATCGACTTCTGCCCGTCCGAGCATGCGGGCGCTGATTCATAGTGTATCCTTTGGATTGGCAGCCGGGCCGCGTGAGCGCTCAGACACACCCGAAGCTTGCGCAGTCCGGTTTTCTCAATTTGATCTGTCGCTACTTCAGAATGAAACATCCAGCGCCCCGTTGACGCGGATTCCCGGCTGTGATTCATTCGTGTCGCGTTTCAGGGCGCATCCGGGTCCGCGGAAAGGGCTGAGCCCACCTCAAAGCGTCAGCGCAACCATAACCTTGATGCTGCCTGCCCGCGGACCACAGGCGATAGCAGAAAGGTTACATGTCAAAACTGCTTCCTTCACGGCCGAACCTCGAACAGCTCAGGAACCAGGCCAAAGACCTCCGCAACTCTCACAGGTCAGGTGACTCCGCGGCCGTAACGCGCATCAGGAAAGGTCATCCTCAGTTGTCCAACTCTTCCGAATCAGGAGTCCGCGCCGCAAAATTCTCCCTCGCCGACGCGCAACTTGTAATCGCCCGCGAATACGGCTTCGCCAGTTGGCCAAAGCTGAAAGCGCATGTGGATTCCATCGCCCTCGAATCGAATGACCCGATGGAACTGTTCAAAAAGGCATTCATTGAACATGACGCTCCACTATTCCGCCAATTGCTCGAACGCTTTCCTTCGATGAAAGCAAAGATCAACGAGCCTGTCGCAGCTTTCGACGCTCCCTTGATTACGACGGTGCGGACCCAGGAGATGCTCGACGTACTGCTTGAGGCGGGCGCCGACATCAACGCCAGGAGCCGGTGGTGGGCCGGTGGATTCGGACTGCTGCACGGCGCCAAACCCGATCTGGCCGCTTACGCGATCCGGCGCGGTGCGATCGTGGACGTCCACGCCGCCGCGCGTCTGGGCATGATCGAAAAACTCCGTGAACTCATCTCCGGCGACCCGACGCTGGTGCATGCACGCGGCGGCGACGGCCAGACCCCGCTTCATTTCGCCGGCACGGTTGAAATTGCGGATTTCCTTCTGAATCACGGAGCGGACATTGATGCTCGCGACGTGGACCACGAATCAACTCCGGCACAATACATGGTAAGCGACCGCCAGGAAATCGCGCGCCACCTGGTTCGCCGCTGTTGCAAGACTGACATTCTTATGGCCGCGGCGCTCGGCGACGCCGACCTGGTTCGCAAACACCTCGATGCTGATCCCGACTGCATTCACGTGCGCGTGACTGACGGCCATTTCCCCATGAACAACCGGAGGTCCGGCGGAACCATCTACCAATGGACGCTTGGCTGGTATGTGTCGCCGCACGAAGTCGCGAAACGATTCGGACACGATGACGTCTTCCGATTACTGATGGAACGCAGTCCGGCGGATGTAAAACTGCTCGCTGCTTGCTGGGCGGACGACGGGACCTTGGTGAAATCACTGCTCGACGGGCATCCAGACCTCGTCGCCAGCCTGTCCAATGCCTTCCGCCGCCACGTTGCTCATGCCGCCCGAAACAACAATCTCGCCGCCGTGCGCGTCATGCTGGCGGCCGGCCTGCCCGTGGACGAGCCTGGCCAGCACGGCGCGACACCGCTGCACTGGGCGGCGTTTCACGGGAATGCCGGGATGGTCCGGGAAATACTGCGTTACAATCCGCCACTGGAATCGACTGACGCTGATTTTCGGAGCACACCGCTGGGCTGGGCCATACATGGTTCTGAAAACGGCTGGTATTGCCGGACCGGTGATTATGCCGCCACGGTTGAATCGTTGCTTCAAGCCGGGGCGAAGGTCCCCAATGAAAAGGTCGGAGGCACGGAAGCCGTGAAGGCGAGACTCCGGCAATACGGCGCGAAGGATTGATGGCGGCTCGTGATTCGAGCCCGGTTTTGGTTTGGGGGCTCCACGACCTCCCGGGCTCTGGATTGAACGGTCCGAATGACGTGGCGGGAAATACCTCTGGCACTTGCCTGGACCGTAAAAGACCGGTTCAGACGCTAAGAGGCGGAACTTTCGTCCTTCACCCGGCGCAGATTCGCTTTCAACGCTTCGGCCGTGATTTCCCGTTCCCATCGGCTGATGACCAAAGTCGCCACGCCGTTGCCGATCAGGTTGGTGACCGCACGGCACTCGCTCATGAAACGGTCGATGCCAACCAGCAACGCCAGCGACGCGAGCGGAATCTTCGGCACGACCGCCAGCGTGGCCGCGAGCGTGACGAACCCAGCGCCCGTCACGCCGCTGGCGCCCTTGGACGAAATCATGGCGACGAGCATCAAGGCAATCTGGTCCCGGAGGTTGAGCGGCGTGTTGGTCGCCTGCGCCAGAAAGATGGCCGCCATTGACATGTAAATGTTGGTGCCATCCAGATTGAAGCTGTAACCGGCCGGGATTACCAGGCCGACGGTCGAATCTACGCAACCGAGCCGCCGCATCTTCTGGATCATGCCCGGCAACGCTGTTTCCGACGAACTGGTGCCGAGCACGAGCAGCAGTTCCTCCCTGATGCAGGACAAAAAACGGAAGATGGAAAACCCGCTCATCGCCGCGATCGCTCCGAGAACCCCGAAAATGAACAGCGCCGCCGTCGCATAAAAGCCGGCCATCAATGCAACCAGGCGGTTCAATGCCCCCAGCCCGTAACTGCCCACCGTGAACGCCATCGCGCCGAGTGCGCCGAGCGGCGCGGCTCTCACCACGATTCGCATGATCCCGAAAAAAATCTGCGAGGCATGATCGATCACACTTAACACGCGTCCGCGCCGGTCGCCCAGGGTGGAAATCGCGAACGCCGTCAGACCCGAGACCAGCAGCACCTGGAGCAAATCGCCTGTGACAAATGCGTCGAAGAGTGTGTTCGGAATGATGTTGAGGAGAAACGAGACCGGGTCCGTCGAATGCGCCTTCTGCGCATACGCCCGGCCGACCTCGGGATCGAGACCCTGCACTTGGATATTGAAGCCCGCTCCCGGTTTGAGCACGTTCACGACGATCAGGCCAATTATCAGTGCGAGCGTCGAAACCGCCTCAAAATAGATCAGCGTCTTAATACCGACACGCCCGAGCTTCCGCAGGTCGCCCATGGAGGCGACTCCGTGAACGACTGTGCAGAAGATGATCGGCGCAATCATCATCTTCACCAGTTTGATAAAGCCGTCGCCGAGCGGTTTCAGCGATTTGCCAAGGTCAGGGAAGAAGGCGCCGATCACGATTCCAAGCGCCACGGCCATCAACACCTGGAGGTAAAGTATGCGATACCACGATTTGCGGCGCGGTGGATTGGTGGAAAAGGTCGCGCTCAAACAGGCAGTGGCATGTGTGTCTGATGCGATACTAATCGGGTTCAGAGTTTTCTGCAACGGAGCGATCTCATCGTGGCACCCGGCGACTTCCTGACCGCACCGCTGCACCGTTCTCTTGTGGTCCGCACTCCCCCTTCGCGCACAGCGACCGCGACCGACGCTATCGGAGCGAAGGAGCGCTTGATGGTGACGACAGCAAACTCGCATCGCGTCGATTGAGGGCGATGCCGCAACGGTGAAGGCCGTGGTTAGGGGGCGACCTGTGCCTTATAAAACCTGCGCGGAAAGGTCATTGGTTCCAGATCGAGCCAATTCGTAGAGGTTCCGCTCAGAGTGACCGTCGCGTTCGTGCGCCACGGATTCGGTAGTTCCAAACCATCGGCGACGAGAATGTTATAGGAGGTTCCGGCCTTGCCCCTCAGTGTCAAATTCGCGTACTGATCGCCAAAAAAGTCCGTCGTGCTTATGCTTAAACTCGCCGATTCGTCATAGACATCCCGCACACCAGTGATCGCCATGTTGATTGTGCCGTTGAAATTGGCCGCGCCGACGAAATGATTGGTGCCGGTGGCGCTTGCGGGCGGCGTGATTACGTAACTCAGACTTCGCGACGCCCCATCCGAAAAAATCCATCTCACCTTCCCGCTGGAAAAAGTGCCCGGACTGCTGACTTGGGTCACCGGCCACCCTGTCGGGGGTTGGTCCTGAATCGCGTAAGAGGTCGTGCCGGCTGGCGGCGCAACGCTCAGCGTGACCGTGAACGCCACGCCGTTGGTGTACACCGGTGGCATGGAGCTGACCACCTGGGCCTGGACCGTCAGCGTCGCATCGGCAAAGTTGGTTCCCACCGAATTGCTCACAATCACCCGGTACGTCCCCGAATTGCCGGGACTCACGTTCGTGAGGGTCAGAGTATTGGCGGTGGCTCCGTTCATGTCCGCCCCTTGGAACTTCCACTGGTAAGCCAGGGGCGCTGCCCCGGAGGCGTTGGCGGTAAACACGACAGTTGCGCCGGCGTTGGTTGCCACCGAGGATGGCTGGATTGTCACTTGGGGCGGTTCAATTGCCAGAGTGCTGATTTCACCTGCTGTCAGTTCCCGGGAATAAACCCGGATCTCATCCAGTTTGCCCCGGAAAGCCGCAGGATAGCTAGGGTTGTCCCTTATCCCGATTGCTCCGTCAGTCGGAGGTGTATTTACAATTGATGTGCCAGAACCGAAACCGAGCGTTTGAGAAGTCTGCAAAACCCCGTTCACGTAAAACTTCGTGGTTTGGAAGTCTGTCCATGCCAGCGCGACGTGAGTCCACTGGTTTGGCGAAATGACGCCCGGAGGATAGGGCATCTGTCGGCCGCGGTAATTAGCCGTATTTGTGTACGCTCCACTGCCGATATAACCGTAAAGAAAACCGTAGCCGTCATATTCAAACATGACGCCGCTGTAAGATCCCGTCGTACTGAACGTGCCGCTTCGGAATATCGTGTACGACTCACCATCAGTCGCAGTCGGATAAATCCATGCCGTGATGGTCAAAGGGAAGTTGGGTTTTACTCCCTGGCCGATGTTAATGTAGTCGCTAGTGCCATTGAACAGGTAGGCCTGATTCGGCACTCCGTTCCTGTCCGTGGTCAGTTGCGCGCCCACCACGGTCCCGTTGTTGCCATTGGTGCTGGCGTCGTTGGCGTTTCCGGTGAAGGGATAATAGGCGATCAACCCATCGTCAATCGTGGCACCGAACGTTGGAAGCGGTAAACAAATCGCAGCCGCTCCGAACGCCAGCAAACGCATGGCGCCG of the Candidatus Angelobacter sp. genome contains:
- a CDS encoding glycoside hydrolase family 30 beta sandwich domain-containing protein; the encoded protein is MSSDRDRLSGKLAIKLFSFVAAALLPFRSVAQPEVRVWTTSLDLKHHLTGGTPLSFENRHASTGNVITLEPAKTYQTILGLGSSLEHSTCSNLFRLPPAGRERIIERLVNPLTGIGMNLIRVCIGTSDFAGEPWYSYDDLPSGETDPALSRFSIEQDRAYVLPVLKLARRKNPDLLFFASPWSPPGWMKTTGSLIGGELLPEWYPAYARYFVNFIKAYEAEGIPIYAVTVQNEPGVDRSKEKDARWFYPSCHWTGAQERDFIRDHLGPAFRRAGLKTKIWCYDHNYNLQPSGDSEGLSHPRLILRDPRAAAFVDGVAFHHYEGEPTGMTIFHEEFPRSPIYFTEGSVFSIHGARDLVERLRNWACTYNAWVTMLDENGQPNNGPFPATSAILKLHTSTLRVEELFEFYSYAQFMKFIPRGAVRIESTPGTAGFDNVAFRNPDGSFTLIIVNTTGSAKPFAVECRGKSFQSAMGAESVATFVWR
- a CDS encoding CHASE3 domain-containing protein — its product is MSTSFDRRILGGFVLAMALLLVTGTLLYHSTLKQAATSGRVAHTHDVLSEIQDLLLHLTDAETARRGFIMTGRDRYLAHYSNAVERVTKALNDLRLLVTDNPRQRQACATLEPLVKQRFEVYTESVRIQLEKGADAEAQLKLTERGQEVMEQIRVLIAQMETTETGLLHGRRADAEMNLRDTKRFALIGSTASLTVLAWVFVLLTRENARRRQAEAALQRINEELELRVKQRTAELTQVLTGYKQAEQEIKKLNEDLELRVVERTAQLETANKELEAFSYSVSHDLRAPLRHIGGFVEMLREEASFAMNDKSRQYLQVIRDSARQMGRLIDNLLAFSRMTRAEMKHMRVSMDELVREVMAETQSGTAGREIEWQIDTLPVVEGDRSMLKQVWVNLISNAVKYTRLREHARLEIRCAKNPGQEWQFSVRDNGTGFDMRYVDKLFGVFQRLHRSEEFEGTGIGLANVRRIVHRHGGRTWAEGAVNEGATFYFTIPARDD
- a CDS encoding ankyrin repeat domain-containing protein produces the protein MSKLLPSRPNLEQLRNQAKDLRNSHRSGDSAAVTRIRKGHPQLSNSSESGVRAAKFSLADAQLVIAREYGFASWPKLKAHVDSIALESNDPMELFKKAFIEHDAPLFRQLLERFPSMKAKINEPVAAFDAPLITTVRTQEMLDVLLEAGADINARSRWWAGGFGLLHGAKPDLAAYAIRRGAIVDVHAAARLGMIEKLRELISGDPTLVHARGGDGQTPLHFAGTVEIADFLLNHGADIDARDVDHESTPAQYMVSDRQEIARHLVRRCCKTDILMAAALGDADLVRKHLDADPDCIHVRVTDGHFPMNNRRSGGTIYQWTLGWYVSPHEVAKRFGHDDVFRLLMERSPADVKLLAACWADDGTLVKSLLDGHPDLVASLSNAFRRHVAHAARNNNLAAVRVMLAAGLPVDEPGQHGATPLHWAAFHGNAGMVREILRYNPPLESTDADFRSTPLGWAIHGSENGWYCRTGDYAATVESLLQAGAKVPNEKVGGTEAVKARLRQYGAKD
- a CDS encoding LamG-like jellyroll fold domain-containing protein — its product is MKTKSSGLSFLCPCGAMRLLAFGAAAICLPLPTFGATIDDGLIAYYPFTGNANDASTNGNNGTVVGAQLTTDRNGVPNQAYLFNGTSDYINIGQGVKPNFPLTITAWIYPTATDGESYTIFRSGTFSTTGSYSGVMFEYDGYGFLYGYIGSGAYTNTANYRGRQMPYPPGVISPNQWTHVALAWTDFQTTKFYVNGVLQTSQTLGFGSGTSIVNTPPTDGAIGIRDNPSYPAAFRGKLDEIRVYSRELTAGEISTLAIEPPQVTIQPSSVATNAGATVVFTANASGAAPLAYQWKFQGADMNGATANTLTLTNVSPGNSGTYRVIVSNSVGTNFADATLTVQAQVVSSMPPVYTNGVAFTVTLSVAPPAGTTSYAIQDQPPTGWPVTQVSSPGTFSSGKVRWIFSDGASRSLSYVITPPASATGTNHFVGAANFNGTINMAITGVRDVYDESASLSISTTDFFGDQYANLTLRGKAGTSYNILVADGLELPNPWRTNATVTLSGTSTNWLDLEPMTFPRRFYKAQVAP
- a CDS encoding dicarboxylate/amino acid:cation symporter; this translates as MSATFSTNPPRRKSWYRILYLQVLMAVALGIVIGAFFPDLGKSLKPLGDGFIKLVKMMIAPIIFCTVVHGVASMGDLRKLGRVGIKTLIYFEAVSTLALIIGLIVVNVLKPGAGFNIQVQGLDPEVGRAYAQKAHSTDPVSFLLNIIPNTLFDAFVTGDLLQVLLVSGLTAFAISTLGDRRGRVLSVIDHASQIFFGIMRIVVRAAPLGALGAMAFTVGSYGLGALNRLVALMAGFYATAALFIFGVLGAIAAMSGFSIFRFLSCIREELLLVLGTSSSETALPGMIQKMRRLGCVDSTVGLVIPAGYSFNLDGTNIYMSMAAIFLAQATNTPLNLRDQIALMLVAMISSKGASGVTGAGFVTLAATLAVVPKIPLASLALLVGIDRFMSECRAVTNLIGNGVATLVISRWEREITAEALKANLRRVKDESSAS